GAGTCTGACAGAATACAGATTTATAGCACGGACATTTTTGGATTTCGTATAGCACGGGTTTCCTGCTTTAAGTCTAGTACTAAGTTCGACTTTTAGTCCGAACAACAGTCAAAACGGATTATAAAactaagtttggctgggccgaatctgatatacccttcaccatggatcacatttgtcaagttctttggacgaTTTTTCTTTATAGCcagaaactaaaaaaggatttatggattttttatatgtttggataagaattgcgccttttagaggatcaagaagtatattcgggagatcggaatTTTTGAGAGATATATCTAGTTTTGGACTGATTGGAACCAAACTCCAtacatatgttggaggtcataggataGGTTCTGgttcaatatttcagccaaagcggataaaaaattcgccctctagtggcccaagaagtacattcgggagatcggtttctatgaaagctatatcaggttttaaaccgattgaaATTATACTCGGTACATCTATTGGAGATCAAAGGCAAAGTCGCCTtgcaaaagttcagcaaaatcggataagaatggcgccctctagtggctcaagaagtttattcgggagatcggtttatatgggagctagctattccaaccgatctacattaataagaagtaattatgcaaaatttcaagcgcctagctctactccttcttaAACTaaggtgctttcgacagaaggacggacgaacggactgacggacggacatggctagatcgacataaaatgtcatgacgatcaagaatatatatactttatggtgaaATTAGTATAACTTCATCCAATGGAGGAGCGTATAAAATtggtgacaaagaaaatgcgaaTACATTATCTAGAAGTAGTACTGAGTTATATGAGCAAAATATACGCTCCGTCAATACATCTTTCGCTTCAACTAATTTCCATTAATAGACAATTTTCGATCAAATGAGCTAGTACTATGCTTtaagaatgaaaattacctttgtcTCCCTTCATCCTCCTTCATTCGAGATACTTATCTCGTCCTGATGATTTAAGGAGTCGTAATATTGATCGCCCAAAGAATTCTTGACTCAACACATTTTTTCAACAATTCCCGACGAAGTGACAACTTTTTCCGGCGGCACGTTGTTCATTGGAGGGTTTCGTGAGTAATGTGTGAACACGAATAGTTCTAGAGCTTCCTCACTAGACGTTGCCCATACATTCTAGAACTTATCAATGTACCCAATCGTAATAGGTGTGGAGAATAAAATCTTCTGTAGTTTAGATGTCTGGAATGTATCTTCAACGGAGTATTGCAATACTCCGTCCAGGATTTGTTCAGAGGCTTTTCAGCTTGCCCTTATGTTATCCTAATACtgtcttatagatgtcccagtcCTGTGATGCCCTTTCCACcttattgaagagttttctacaACCTTtcattagaccaaccagttATATGGACCATCTGTCCTAGGAAATGCAGGACCCGCATATATGAACGAAGCTTGTAATTTATGATCATCTGTCATTTTTCGACACACTCTTAGAGTATGTGAACTTGTATGTCACTAGAGgcgtacccacagatttcagttctcTTGTAGCATATTTAATGTAATATTCCTTtttgaaaacaagaaaaacaattaCCTTTAGACAAAACATAGACTTTCAACCTTcacatttttaacattttagatCCTTCACCTTACTACAACCTGCTAAAAGACAATCCACAAATCAATCCTCAATTGGACCCAATTCTACATCACAACTATGAGACAGCAAAAACTCCTCCCACCTCGCCCATATTGGATGTCATGGACAATTCCACATTGGAACAAATACCAATTGAACTGGAAAACACCATGGGATGCCCAAGTCAAAACGAAACAAGTTCGGAAAAATCGCTAAATGTTTCAAAAACTCAAGATTCTTTAATGGATGAAGCAAATCTATTGCAAACAGTTTCTCCGGCAGGTTTGACTTTACCCAACATCAATATCCTACCCCTGCCTGGTTCTTCTGCTGCTCTTTTAAATAGTACTTCGCAACCAGCACTACCAGCTTTTGAATATCTAACACCGGCAGCTCGAAATCTAAGCCCTGTAGATTTCCCCCTGATGGAATTGAATCGTGTGGGTAGCATGTTTCCTGCTTTTTTGCATCGTCGACCTCGTGGTGAAAAGAGACCCATTCCCGAGGAGCAGAAAGATGATAAATACTATGAGCGTAGAAAACGCAACAATGAGGCAGCCAAGAAATCTCGTGATGCCCGAAAGATACGAGAGGATCGTATAGCATTTCGCGCTGCCTTTTTGGAACAGGAAAACTCTTTGTTGAGAGCCCAAGTTCTAGCTTTGCGCGATGAACTGCAAACAATGAGGCAGATATTAAGTCGTAATAATCACAATCAGACAACTGTAATGGGCAGAAGTGCTGGTTTGATGTAGATACAGCATGAAATACATTGCAGAAGGCAATGATGTGATTTTGCTTTGTGATTTTCTTAAGTGTTTCTATTTCATGTGTTCTAATGTTGTTCAATGTACATACTTTGCTTTAACTAAATAGTGAAATATTgtagaataaaaatatttaatatcaaGGTGAGTGGAGACTATTCTACAGGGCGAGGGTACGACGTATATAGGAGTCTATCGATGCTAagatgttgttattgtagcagtgtgttgtgttgtgttgtatccttcgtctgcttggttccgagataaagggtctgagttTTGAGATCAAGAAATTCTGGGTCTGGCTGGTCAATTAAATAGGTAACGTGTGGTCCCAGGATACAagcgggacacacatcctgcacgttgtcATCAACCCTTGCTCTGTAAGAGTTGATGCAACTGCATCTGCTGGATGAGGTAATTgatccagaactactctggttagCTGGGAGAGGTCACTTTTCTTAGGTGCGATAGGTAGCGGTAATTCTTCAAGAAAAACATTCACCCattagctattcaccgcatatACTAACGTGCATGCATGAGACCAGCTTTGTATGCCGCTTCatatagaggttctctcttgtagcgctgactCTCTCGCTCTAGATCAAGAAGATCCACCTTGAGGGCGGcgaatacctatccacaagatgataattgagatggtccctgcgataacagtCCAGAAAGTATTGCTTGGGCAGCATGTAGTTAGGTCTTCGGAGGGGAAGGATCTTCGTCTCATGGTGGAGTTGGttcacgtgagaactgaggagactaCCCTTCACAGTTCGAAAAGCGGCATTCTGCCAGATCCACCGTGTGTCACATAGCTGATGAGTTCACATTGGCgggctgcataacttaccactgaCCGGCGaaatgctttgtacgtggtcaacaaggttctTTGTCTGTACCGCAAGTACAGCCTGCAAgttacttgaggaccttgtttctacttttgaccttaACCCAAATTGCAGTGGAATGGGGGGAGAATATGTAtgggctgtcaaatgtgacaataagtattttgggacacttgaaggTGGGATTGTCACTTCATCGTCAATCCCTTTCAGCTGCCTAGGCACCTCATGCATGTTTATAGTGACcaatgtgactgaagatttggtagcAGCTGCCTACGCACCTCATGCATGTTTatagtgaacaatgtgactgaagatttggtggcagaaaTCTGCAGATCTCTTGcagctgcaaatgcaaatttgcccatagacattccattaaagaataggggcaaacttctcacttatcaatgagtgctgtccgattcccgttttaagctcaatgataaaggatctcctttttataaccgagtccgaacggcgtgccgcagagcgacacctctttggggagaagtttttacagggcaaagtacctcacaaatgtcgtcagcattaggagggcataaccatagctgaaaaattttctgttttatgtttctgccagaatttgaacccaggcgttcagcgtcagaggcggacattcaaacctctgcgctacggtggcctcctctctTGCTGCTACATAAGCAGttagttcgttgaggtagacgtttaatcAATcgtagatgtcaacaatgggtgggaggCTTGacgccatgatcgtacaatcgtctgcgtatcatacgatctctatgccgtccgGAGgggccggagatatcacctagCCATGCGGAGCTCCCtttttacaccctacaccacaactgtagtacagggtataaaaacgttgtGGATTTGTTTGAAACGCTAAGAAGCAGAAGatctagatccattgataactATACCGATCGAATTAGaaccacttcctgattcgatttagctctgttcgtctgtccttctatctgtctgtccatgtattcttgtgatctaGGTGCAgttcgcatttattgtacgattgcaacaaaattttgcacatgtcacttctttGGCCCAAGTATAAACGCTATtggttttgaacaaaatcggttcagattaagaaatagttcggatatatatatttcatccgatatgggctttTGAAGCTGTAGCAGCCgaaattttggtcagatcttaACAAGATttggcacgaggtgttttaattgacgtcccaatacgtatgcgaatggaaattctccaacgaggctcgggaggagtagtccctcaagcgtcttgggctactagtgagagaagggagatcggtctgtaccaCTCCCCATTACTCGGGTCTTTCCCAGGctttagtagcgggatcactctgcccatcttctaGACATCGTGTAGTGTAAGAGAGTTCAAAGACAGGTGGGGCCAATTgcaaggtactcgactccagaaAGATTCAGATTCGTCAGCATCAGCGATTCCGTTGGGGCCAAACGCCTTGGATGGCATGACGCCACAAATGCCACTCGTAACTTCGTTCACGCTAAATTGTAATGGCTGTCCATCAGACCagggatacgacgaatggctcttctCCTAAACTTGTCACTCGTGAGATGGTTaaaaaattgacggttgaataaCCTGGCAAATCTCTTGTGGTCAGTCACAGTTACTTCGCCAAAAATaattgaggtcctgtcatcccttctaccggggttcgagagtgacttgacAGAAGACCAGAggttgcctaaaccggtacttGAGTTATGTTGCTCGAAATGTTCCAGCCActaattccgcttatgttccttgactaccctgtttatctTCAAATTCAGCTCCCTGCTTCTGGGGTCCGTGCaaagaatcccatcacgctcgtttgCGTTACCGCTGCCTGCTCCGGAAAATTAGGCCGTACTTGGGTTATTCGAACGTTATACGATATAAAGCAagtggctgctgcgttaatgatgtcggtaggacgacgaaaatcctatggggagatccagattatCAGAAGTTtacgctattactgaaaggaagtaagaaggaggtcagtatagctttagatatcataacgggatacataggaccacgagctcacttatacaaaaatcggtgcggcaagtgatagcatgtcgGTAGGATGATGagctttggagcatttcttatgttattgcccggcttcaCGCCTAACAtacaccggcacttagatggggacataataccagacatgaacatgaaccaatttaggggcatGGTATGGAAAAAATGGATTactatccgcatcctcttttcaatctaaccttacctaatGATGTCTTTGAATTTCCTCTCGTcaactagcacatttgagggAGGTGTCAGCTTATTGCAGCTGCGATTCTCTCTAAAGCCGAaccaattggccttcttctgattgaaaAACGGGGAAAAACGGGGCTAAGAGATTTTATAGTCgcgtggtcggtcgatggtgagtatTATCGGGAAGTGGTCTAATCCCAAAGTAACTACGGTTTGCCAATATACGTCAGGgcatgcaatggagatgtctggcgagctgctgcacctccttgtTATTCTAATGGGAGCATCCTCATTCATCGAGTAGAGAGTGGAGCCTCCAATCTGATCTGTCAATGGTATGACCCACTGGACGTTACCTAGGGgaaaatgccatgaaacgtgatgcgcattaaagtgtCCTCGAAACAGGTGATTAAAGCCAGGCGGTAGGCCACTGATGTCGAGCCTGCAAActtggccattaactgggtcacaacAACCAACCAGCGGTATTTACACGTGTCACTAAGATGTAAATATTGGCAGTGAACattgacattttttataccgtccaccataggatggaggtatactaatttagtctttttgtttgtaacacctcaaaatatgtgtcccaagaccccataaattatatatattcttgatcgtcatgacattttaagtcgatctagccatgtccgtccgtctgcctgtcgaaagcactctaacttacAAAGGAGccaagctaggcgcttgaaattttgcacaaatactttttattagtgtaggtcggttggaattgtaactgggccaaatcggtccatgttttgatatagctgcc
The genomic region above belongs to Stomoxys calcitrans chromosome 5, idStoCalc2.1, whole genome shotgun sequence and contains:
- the LOC106091205 gene encoding hepatic leukemia factor; this encodes MCNSFLVSQQKKGPFNVGEAAGIFTINKSTHSNYNQNWTGSSLDTHHGNQSEQFCLLKTVSESIQLTPPTFNLHIFNILDPSPYYNLLKDNPQINPQLDPILHHNYETAKTPPTSPILDVMDNSTLEQIPIELENTMGCPSQNETSSEKSLNVSKTQDSLMDEANLLQTVSPAGLTLPNINILPLPGSSAALLNSTSQPALPAFEYLTPAARNLSPVDFPLMELNRVGSMFPAFLHRRPRGEKRPIPEEQKDDKYYERRKRNNEAAKKSRDARKIREDRIAFRAAFLEQENSLLRAQVLALRDELQTMRQILSRNNHNQTTVMGRSAGLM